One region of Parambassis ranga chromosome 21, fParRan2.1, whole genome shotgun sequence genomic DNA includes:
- the LOC114426562 gene encoding protocadherin-8 yields MRLLIEGKITAKMITYWHRWIFIFSVHQFLFASWVQSEGNTVRYHTNEEDAPGTVIGNLAKDMSLSLSHSSKTNFRMMKQFNDSFIRVRESDGQLTVWERIDRERICRHTSPCLITFDVVNFSKDRYKLIHVEVEIKDINDNSPEFTNKESIVEISENAAVGSRIPLDPAVDADVGSNYIQSYQISVNSHFTIDVLLRADGVKYAELVLMKELDRETQSSYNVELVATDGGNPYRSGSTKITIKVSDFNDNSPVFDQNSFSVSLPEDAPVGTVILDLNAVDADEGLNGEVVYGFGKQVSHQIRELFQVDNKSGRVTLRSPVDFEDKRTYELDVQATDLGPNPTPSVCKIIIHVTDVNDNAPEISITPMTSITTGIAYISEAADKDSLVALISTLDRDSGVNSQVHCTLYGHDHFKLRQAYEDSYMIVTAAALDRERISEYNLTVMAEDFGSPPLRKITQYTIRLSDENDNAPHFAKAVYEVSVVENNAPGAYITTVEATDADLGNNGKITYRLVDSVIMGSPVNTFVSLNSVSGSIYALRSFNYELMKHLDIHIQASDGGSPQLQSTAVIRLKIVDQNDNQPSIIEPPLYKGSAEVFLPKDAPAGYVVTQIKATDADEGINAQLSYKITEGGHLGFSINKDTGKVHVSRQLTYDLADNVKVTVSVIDNGSPALTSTAIIHFSFIEGTLPSLPSLAQNDSEELFEWDMSIAIIIVLAGSCSLLLLAIILITTICSRRKKETREGGFDEKEDISTNVEKVETGHIDSLIANHKGKVFDTHPFPEKPPMASSNTTETGCEEGRQTAGMFESNNRVMEGKLKGYSTLPGYGKETVRPITIWKGNSFTTISARDPHISGKDSGKGDSDFNDSDSDISADVHKKESPPVNSLWACTNECKVLGHSDRCWSPSATRPNMSMACGPAHMSTFSKTASLPRDARRENYYPAHLPKTNGLQSVYEKVQHQEFDYILVGPPTPARIQETDEISIPEYTNS; encoded by the exons ATGAGGCTGCTTATCGAGGGGAAGATTACTGCGAAGATGATAACTTATTGGCACCGGTGGATTTTTATATTCTCAGTCCATCAGTTTTTATTTGCCTCATGGGTTCAGTCTGAAGGAAATACTGTAAGATATCACACCAATGAGGAGGACGCACCGGGGACGGTCATCGGAAACCTTGCCAAGGACATGTCCTTGAGTCTGTCTCATTCTTCTAAGACCAATTTCAGGATGATGAAACAATTCAACGATTCATTCATCAGGGTAAGAGAAAGCGACGGGCAACTCACTGTCTGGGAACGAATTGACAGGGAGAGAATCTGCAGGCACACTTCACCGTGTCTGATTACTTTTGACGTGGTTAATTTCTCCAAAGATCGCTACAAATTGATTCACGTTGAGGTGGAAATAAAGGACATCAATGACAACTCTCCAGAGTTTACAAACAAGGAATCTATAGTGGAGATCTCCGAGAATGCAGCAGTTGGCTCCCGTATCCCTTTAGACCCAGCCGTGGACGCTGATGTCGGGTCAAACTACATCCAAAGCTATCAAATTTCTGTAAACAGTCATTTCACCATTGATGTGCTCCTGAGAGCGGATGGGGTTAAATATGCGGAATTGGTTCTAATGAAAGAGCTAGACAGGGAGACTCAGTCATCATACAATGTGGAGCTGGTCGCCACAGACGGAGGGAACCCATACAGATCGGGGTCAACAAAGATAACTATTAAAGTGTCTGACTTTAACGATAACAGCCCCGTTTTTGACCAGAATAGTTTCTCAGTCAGTTTGCCAGAGGACGCGCCGGTTGGCACAGTTATCCTGGACTTGAACGCAGTTGATGCTGATGAGGGTTTAAACGGAGAGGTCGTGTACGGGTTCGGAAAACAGGTTTCTCACCAGATCCGCGAACTTTTTCAAGTGGATAATAAATCAGGCCGTGTGACGCTCAGGAGCCCCGTGGATTTCGAGGACAAAAGAACCTATGAGCTAGACGTGCAGGCGACTGATCTGGGACCCAACCCGACCCCCTCCGTGTGCAAAATCATAATTCACGTCACAGACGTTAATGACAATGCCCCAGAAATCAGTATCACCCCGATGACCTCCATCACGACAGGCATCGCGTACATCAGTGAGGCGGCAGACAAGGACAGTCTGGTCGCGCTGATCAGCACCTTGGACAGAGACTCTGGTGTTAACAGCCAGGTCCACTGCACGCTGTACGGACACGACCATTTCAAACTCCGACAGGCTTACGAGGACAGTTACATGATAGTTACAGCGGCAGCCTTAGACAGAGAGAGGATCAGTGAGTATAACCTGACGGTCATGGCTGAGGATTTTGGGTCACCTCCACTGAGAAAAATCACACAGTATACGATCAGACTGAGCGACGAGAATGACAACGCCCCTCACTTTGCCAAAGCTGTGTACGAAGTTTCAGTGGTGGAAAACAACGCCCCGGGCGCTTATATCACAACAGTCGAGGCCACCGACGCAGATCTGGGCAACAATGGGAAAATCACCTACAGACTGGTGGACAGTGTCATCATGGGATCCCCTGTGAACACCTTCGTGTCTCTGAATTCAGTGTCTGGCTCTATATACGCGCTCAGAAGTTTTAATTATGAATTAATGAAGCATCTAGACATACACATTCAAGCAAGCGACGGGGGTTCACCACAGCTGCAGAGCACAGCTGTCATCAGATTAAAAATAGTTGATCAGAATGACAACCAGCCTTCTATCATAGAGCCCCCTCTTTATAAGGGATCTGCAGAGGTCTTCCTGCCCAAAGATGCACCTGCAGGTTATGTGGTAACCCAGATAAAGGCCACAGATGCTGATGAAGGCATAAATGCACAGCTGTCCTATAAAATCACTGAGGGGGGACACCTGGGTTTCTCTATCAACAAAGACACAGGGAAAGTGCACGTGAGTAGACAGCTGACGTATGATCTGGCAGACAATGTCAAAGTCACAGTGTCGGTCATTGACAATGGATCCCCTGCGCTCACATCCACAGCCATTATACACTTCAGTTTCATCGAGGGGACTCTACCTAGTTTGCCTTCTTTGGCTCAAAATGACAGCGAGGAGCTTTTTGAATGGGACATGTCCATAGCCATAATCATTGTCCTGGCAGGgagctgctctctcctcctgctggccATCATTCTCATCACAACCATTTGCAGCCGCCGGAAGAAAGAGACAAGGGAGGGGGGGTTTGATGAAAAAGAAGACATCTCCACAAATGTGGAGAAAGTGGAAACTGGGCATATTGATTCATTGATTGCCAACCACAAAGGCAAAGTGTTTGACACCCATCCGTTTCCAGAGAAACCTCCAATggccagcagcaacacaacagagACAGGCTGTGAGgaaggcagacagacagcaggcatGTTCGAGTCAAACAACAGGGTTATGGAGGGCAAATTAAAG GGTTACTCAACACTACCAGGATATGGGAAAGAAACTGTGAGACCCATAACAATATGGAAGGGCAATTCCTTCACAACAATCTCAGCGAGGGATCCCCACATCAGCGGCAAGGACAGTGGAAAGGGGGACAGTGACTTCAATGACAGTGATTCTGATATCAGTGCAGACGTGCACAAAAAGGAGTCTCCACCAGTAAACA GTCTCTGGGCGTGCACAAACGAGTGCAAAGTGCTGGGACACTCGGACCGATGCTGGAGCCCCTCAGCCACCAGGCCTAACATGAGTATGGCCTGTGGACCAGCGCATATGTCAACATTCTCCAAGACAGCTTCACTTCCCCGGGACGCCAGGAGGGAAAACTACTACCCAGCTCACTTACCTAAAACCAACGGCCTGCAGAGTGTCTATGAAAAAGTTCAACACCAGGAATTTGATTATATCCTCGTTGGCCCGCCTACACCTGCTAGAATACAGGAAACAGATGAAATATCCATCCCAGAATACACAaactcttaa